Proteins found in one Nostoc sp. NIES-3756 genomic segment:
- the galT gene encoding galactose-1-phosphate uridylyltransferase, with product MYSHKLLKPDGRKLTLYSRYPISDQLQAPSPSNEPVQANPHLRWHPLRGEWVAYASHRQGRTFMPPPEYNPLAPTTNPEFPTELPQGKYDVAVFDNRFPSLITTANNPPHTIVETLPGNGACEVVVFTQDARASLSSLELSHLDLLIEVWGDRTREIGANPQIQYVLPFENKGVEVGVTLHHPHGQIYAYPFVPPVPARMLEMQQQYYQSHRRGLLQDLIQQEIADNKRIIYRDEVAIAFVPVCARYPYEVWLAPIQPVSSFAELTPEQRHGLAKALKTVTLKYDGLWNRPFPYLMAWFQAPTDGLPHPEAHLHAQFYPPYRTSDRLKYLAGTELAAGMFANDALPEEKAKELQAVAVNLEVPVSV from the coding sequence ATGTACTCCCACAAGCTGTTAAAGCCCGATGGACGCAAGTTGACTTTATATAGTCGCTATCCCATCTCTGATCAGCTACAGGCCCCCAGCCCCAGCAACGAGCCAGTGCAAGCTAACCCTCACTTGCGCTGGCATCCCCTGCGGGGTGAATGGGTAGCTTACGCCAGCCACCGTCAAGGCCGGACATTCATGCCGCCCCCAGAATATAATCCTCTCGCACCTACCACTAACCCTGAGTTTCCCACGGAACTACCCCAAGGTAAGTATGATGTGGCGGTGTTTGATAACCGCTTCCCCTCCCTGATTACCACGGCAAATAATCCACCCCATACCATTGTGGAAACCTTGCCAGGCAATGGAGCTTGTGAGGTAGTGGTTTTTACTCAAGATGCTCGTGCTTCCCTCAGTTCCTTGGAATTGTCACACCTGGATTTGCTCATAGAAGTATGGGGCGATCGCACCCGCGAAATCGGGGCAAATCCGCAGATACAGTACGTCCTCCCCTTTGAAAATAAAGGTGTAGAGGTCGGTGTAACATTGCACCATCCCCACGGGCAGATTTACGCCTACCCCTTTGTACCGCCTGTACCTGCGCGGATGTTAGAGATGCAGCAACAGTATTATCAATCACATCGGCGTGGGTTATTACAAGATTTAATTCAACAAGAAATAGCCGATAACAAACGGATTATATATCGAGATGAAGTTGCGATCGCCTTCGTCCCCGTCTGTGCGCGATATCCTTACGAAGTTTGGCTTGCACCTATTCAACCAGTAAGTAGTTTTGCCGAACTTACCCCCGAACAACGCCACGGACTAGCTAAAGCCTTAAAAACTGTTACCCTCAAATATGACGGCTTGTGGAATCGTCCCTTCCCTTACCTCATGGCTTGGTTCCAAGCACCCACAGACGGTTTACCCCATCCAGAAGCACATCTACACGCCCAGTTTTATCCACCATATCGCACCAGCGACAGGCTGAAGTATTTGGCGGGGACGGAACTTGCAGCCGGGATGTTTGCTAACGATGCTTTACCGGAGGAGAAGGCGAAGGAATTGCAAGCGGTGGCGGTAAATCTTGAAGTGCCAGTTTCAGTATAA
- a CDS encoding serine hydrolase has protein sequence MKSYIFLLSFVSTILLSTPANAARLQSWKYNYNRNQLSITTDSKVKLKAFVINNPDRIVIDLPETNFQTTTQRRNFGAAVREIRLGKVENNTARIVVEFAPGYTTTPGKLVIKSYSASHWIINFSTIKKNADDKVLIKKKIYIPVSQKLEFAGVVPLNREISQLDFRIKQLMNCYSSLSPGMFFLDMETGEYLDINGEKTFAAASTIKFPILIALFQEIDAGRINPNETLLMRRDLMTGGSGTMQYGKAGTKFSLMETASKMMIISDNTATNMIIDRLGGKNRLNQKFHSWGLQNTVIRNLLGDFKGTNKTSPKDLVRLAALVSNNKLLSTKSNSQVMNIMSRCHNRSLLPVGLGKGAKIAHKTGTLGRVLGDAGIIQTPSGKRYLAGIMVARPFGDVRARTFINEVSRLVYGYIEQPKSAKNF, from the coding sequence ATGAAGTCATATATTTTCTTACTCAGTTTCGTCAGCACAATACTTTTATCTACACCAGCAAATGCAGCTCGTTTACAATCATGGAAATATAATTATAATCGTAATCAACTAAGTATTACGACTGATTCAAAAGTTAAACTCAAAGCCTTTGTGATCAATAATCCTGACAGAATAGTCATTGATCTACCAGAAACAAATTTTCAAACGACTACTCAACGTCGAAACTTTGGAGCCGCAGTCCGAGAAATTCGGTTAGGTAAAGTAGAGAATAATACTGCAAGGATTGTAGTTGAGTTTGCGCCTGGCTATACAACTACTCCTGGCAAGTTAGTAATTAAAAGCTATTCAGCCTCACATTGGATTATAAACTTCTCAACGATTAAGAAGAATGCTGATGATAAAGTATTAATTAAGAAAAAAATCTATATTCCTGTAAGTCAAAAATTAGAATTTGCGGGAGTCGTACCTTTAAATAGAGAAATATCCCAGCTAGATTTTCGAATTAAACAATTGATGAATTGCTATAGTTCTCTTTCACCCGGTATGTTTTTCTTAGATATGGAAACGGGTGAATATTTAGACATCAATGGCGAAAAGACTTTTGCCGCAGCCAGTACAATCAAATTTCCGATTCTCATTGCTTTGTTCCAAGAAATTGATGCTGGTAGAATTAACCCGAATGAAACTTTATTGATGCGACGTGATTTAATGACTGGTGGTTCGGGAACCATGCAATATGGAAAAGCAGGTACTAAATTTAGCCTGATGGAAACTGCCAGCAAAATGATGATTATCAGCGATAATACTGCCACAAACATGATTATTGATCGCTTGGGTGGTAAAAATAGATTAAATCAAAAATTCCATAGTTGGGGATTACAAAATACTGTCATTCGCAATCTACTGGGAGATTTTAAGGGAACTAACAAAACAAGTCCTAAAGATTTAGTCCGGTTAGCAGCTTTGGTATCTAACAATAAGTTGCTGAGTACTAAAAGTAATTCTCAAGTTATGAACATTATGAGTCGTTGCCATAACAGAAGTTTACTACCTGTTGGTCTTGGTAAAGGAGCAAAAATTGCTCATAAAACAGGTACATTAGGAAGAGTGTTAGGAGATGCAGGAATTATACAAACACCCTCTGGCAAGCGTTATTTAGCAGGTATTATGGTAGCCAGGCCCTTTGGTGACGTCAGAGCTAGAACCTTTATCAATGAAGTTTCTCGTCTAGTGTATGGCTATATAGAGCAACCAAAATCAGCCAAAAATTTTTGA
- a CDS encoding tyrosine-type recombinase/integrase produces MKNNRNGQSATITDADYSKIRKQIKSKKYKLLLDLAWYTGERWGALVQLTIEDVYNSDSTPREYINFRAVTRKATPDGKRQTRQVPVHTTLAESIANYKPDEDSIWLFPNRENDGHISLRWADQILRAAVDRAGLSAKGISTHSTRRSFITKLHRNGTDLYTIKKITGHKDFKALERYVEIDSDRVKGAINAL; encoded by the coding sequence ATGAAAAACAATCGTAATGGTCAGTCAGCCACAATTACTGACGCTGACTATTCTAAAATCCGTAAACAAATCAAAAGTAAAAAGTACAAATTACTTTTAGACCTTGCTTGGTACACTGGCGAACGCTGGGGGGCATTGGTACAGCTGACAATTGAAGATGTTTATAACAGTGACAGTACACCACGCGAGTATATCAACTTTCGCGCTGTTACTCGTAAGGCCACGCCAGATGGTAAAAGGCAGACTCGCCAAGTGCCAGTTCATACTACACTCGCTGAATCCATCGCCAATTACAAACCCGATGAGGATTCTATCTGGCTGTTTCCCAATAGGGAGAATGACGGACACATCAGCTTAAGGTGGGCTGACCAAATTTTGAGGGCTGCTGTTGACCGCGCTGGACTATCCGCAAAAGGAATAAGCACACACTCAACCCGTAGATCCTTCATTACCAAACTGCACCGCAACGGGACAGACTTGTACACAATCAAAAAAATCACGGGTCACAAGGATTTTAAAGCCCTTGAGCGTTACGTGGAAATTGACAGCGATAGGGTGAAAGGGGCAATCAACGCACTATGA
- a CDS encoding IS66 family transposase encodes MRFQNFRGDVLWFMTEPHVAFTNNQAERDLRMIKCRQEISGGLRCFDFAVSLFANIRSFLSTASKHGLHLLEVITKSLLGNTSVFLASLTTS; translated from the coding sequence TTGCGATTTCAAAATTTTCGGGGTGATGTTTTATGGTTTATGACTGAACCTCATGTTGCTTTTACCAATAATCAAGCAGAACGCGACCTGCGGATGATCAAGTGTAGGCAGGAAATCTCCGGTGGCTTGCGTTGTTTTGATTTTGCAGTTTCATTATTCGCTAATATCCGTTCTTTTCTTTCCACTGCTTCTAAGCATGGTCTTCATCTTTTGGAAGTTATTACTAAGTCCCTACTTGGTAATACCTCTGTTTTTCTTGCCTCTCTGACCACTAGTTAG
- a CDS encoding iron-siderophore ABC transporter substrate-binding protein: MKISLRHLLNLLLLGVLTFTLTSACSSNINYSVTSLKQPQQECQVVQHAMGKTCIPRHPQRVVTLWMGTFCSTLALGIKPIASTWNPGEPFPDYLSNKANDVEIVGTLSEPSLEKILLLKPDLILGNTRSKNIYQQLSEIAPTVVMNLPSPPVSWQQHLEDTAKFLNKEQESKQLITNYGQRIAQIRQALEDSLNMQVSVATVDQMFGIYIYGKNHPAGAVLKDIGLQRPDTQRGDFFIKDGISPENLSTLDGDVLFLSYRGDGAKKTLEKLQQNPLWKKLKVVQKNRVYLVDSDHWYAFDVLAMNAVIDDLFKYLVKTPDIDSK, translated from the coding sequence ATGAAAATTTCTTTACGTCACCTGCTCAATCTACTATTGTTGGGAGTGTTGACATTTACACTTACTTCGGCTTGTAGCAGCAACATTAACTATAGTGTTACCAGCCTAAAACAACCGCAACAAGAGTGCCAAGTTGTGCAACATGCGATGGGCAAGACTTGCATTCCTCGCCATCCTCAACGAGTAGTAACGCTGTGGATGGGTACTTTTTGTAGTACCTTAGCTTTGGGTATTAAACCAATTGCGTCTACATGGAATCCAGGTGAACCTTTTCCAGATTATCTGAGCAACAAAGCGAATGATGTAGAAATTGTTGGTACTCTATCTGAACCTAGCTTAGAAAAGATTCTACTACTAAAACCCGATTTAATTTTAGGTAACACTCGGTCAAAAAATATTTATCAACAACTATCCGAAATTGCCCCTACTGTTGTGATGAATCTTCCAAGTCCTCCTGTTTCATGGCAACAACACTTAGAAGATACTGCTAAGTTCTTAAATAAAGAACAGGAAAGCAAACAGTTAATAACTAATTATGGGCAACGAATTGCACAAATTAGGCAAGCTTTAGAAGATAGCTTAAACATGCAGGTATCAGTTGCTACTGTAGATCAGATGTTTGGCATCTATATATATGGGAAGAATCATCCTGCTGGTGCAGTTTTAAAAGATATTGGATTGCAACGTCCAGATACACAGAGAGGAGATTTCTTCATCAAAGATGGTATTTCTCCGGAGAATTTGTCTACGCTTGATGGTGATGTTTTGTTCCTTTCATATAGAGGAGATGGAGCTAAGAAAACATTAGAAAAGCTGCAACAAAATCCTCTGTGGAAAAAACTGAAGGTAGTTCAAAAAAACCGAGTTTATCTGGTAGATTCTGACCACTGGTATGCTTTTGATGTTTTGGCAATGAATGCAGTTATCGATGATTTATTTAAGTATTTAGTCAAGACACCTGATATTGATTCTAAATAA
- a CDS encoding ABC transporter ATP-binding protein: MKGLSTKGLSLAYDGTPIIRDLNLAIPTGKITALVGANGCGKSTLLRGLARLLKPYGGTVYLDGESIFNRSTKEVAQQLGILPQSPVAPEGLTVKDLVGQGRYPYQNWLQQWSQKDERIVQQALEITDLIALADRALDTLSGGQRQRAWIAMALAQDTDILLLDEPTTFLDLAHQIEVLDLLYDLNQHQGRTIVMVLHDLNQACRYADYLVAVKQGRIFTAGEPQQVMTEEMVQEVFGLECRIVADPVVETPMCVPIGRKGRINMLRN, from the coding sequence ATGAAAGGATTATCAACTAAAGGTCTTTCTTTAGCTTATGATGGCACACCAATTATTCGTGACCTAAACTTGGCAATTCCCACTGGAAAAATTACTGCTTTAGTGGGTGCAAATGGTTGTGGCAAATCAACTTTATTAAGAGGTTTAGCTAGGTTGCTCAAACCCTATGGTGGTACAGTTTATCTTGATGGAGAATCTATTTTTAATCGTTCAACTAAGGAAGTAGCACAGCAATTGGGAATTTTACCTCAAAGTCCAGTTGCACCAGAAGGTTTAACTGTTAAAGATTTGGTAGGACAAGGACGTTATCCTTATCAAAATTGGTTACAGCAGTGGTCACAAAAAGATGAAAGAATTGTCCAACAAGCACTAGAGATCACAGATTTAATAGCTTTGGCGGATAGAGCATTAGATACTTTATCGGGTGGACAAAGACAGCGTGCTTGGATTGCAATGGCACTAGCCCAAGATACAGATATCTTACTATTAGATGAACCCACCACTTTTTTAGATTTGGCGCATCAAATAGAAGTTTTAGATTTGTTATATGATTTGAACCAGCATCAGGGCAGAACTATTGTTATGGTGCTGCATGACTTAAATCAGGCTTGTCGTTATGCAGATTATCTGGTTGCTGTAAAACAGGGTCGAATTTTCACTGCTGGAGAACCGCAGCAGGTAATGACTGAGGAAATGGTACAAGAAGTTTTTGGTTTAGAGTGTCGTATTGTTGCCGATCCTGTTGTGGAAACACCGATGTGTGTACCGATAGGACGTAAAGGCAGAATAAATATGCTTCGCAATTAG
- a CDS encoding glycoside hydrolase family 2 protein, with protein sequence MRLLDLKNREVELPTKADSNFWSQRTPLHPRPLLKRSHWQSLDGQWKFAFDDQGKCFRPTDLSHWCNHIEVPFVPESTKSGIGDQGFHPNCWYEREFVTPDGDGRLILHFGAVDYHARVWVNGQYIGEHEGGHTSFSFDITHALNDSGITKVTVWAHDDPHDLAKPRGKQDWQLKPHSIWYPRTTGIWQTVWLERVSKTYLGHLRWIPDCERWEIGFDIGLAGDVPTSGVQVKVKLSVDGLVIASDSYEVFNGEISRRIALGDPGIDDCRNDLLWSPERPTLIDAEIQLWYQDQLIDEVQSYTALRTVTIQRDRFMLNGRPYYLRLVLDQGYWPDTLMTAPDDEALRRDVELVKAMGFNGVRKHQKIEDPRFLYWADVLGLLVWEEMPSAYRFTPKAVERMTREWTEIIKRDVSHPCIVAWVPFNESWGVPNLVETAAHRNYVLAMYHLTKTLDPTRPVIGNDGWESTDTDILAIHDYDKKPERLAHRYRPDIQMSDLFERSRPGGRILTLDNYPHQGQPIMLTEFGGIAYVPSDTPGADKAWGYENCSNISELEIKYSTLLDTVNNIEMFSGFCYTQFTDTFQEANGLLYGDRTPKFPIEAIRAATLSGQGLCTPTSC encoded by the coding sequence ATGAGATTGTTAGATTTAAAAAATCGTGAAGTTGAATTACCTACTAAGGCTGATAGTAATTTTTGGAGTCAGAGAACACCACTACATCCAAGACCTCTTTTAAAACGTTCTCACTGGCAGAGTTTGGATGGACAGTGGAAGTTTGCATTTGATGACCAAGGAAAATGTTTTAGACCTACCGATCTTAGCCATTGGTGTAATCATATAGAAGTTCCCTTCGTTCCCGAATCTACCAAAAGTGGTATTGGTGATCAAGGATTCCATCCCAACTGCTGGTATGAGCGAGAATTTGTAACCCCAGATGGGGATGGTAGATTAATACTACATTTTGGTGCAGTGGACTATCACGCTCGTGTGTGGGTCAACGGCCAATATATAGGTGAGCATGAAGGCGGACACACTTCTTTCAGTTTTGATATCACCCATGCGTTAAATGACAGTGGGATAACTAAGGTAACAGTATGGGCGCATGATGACCCCCACGACCTCGCCAAACCTCGCGGGAAGCAAGATTGGCAGTTGAAACCCCATAGTATTTGGTACCCTCGGACGACTGGGATTTGGCAGACTGTATGGTTGGAACGTGTGAGTAAGACTTATCTCGGTCATCTGCGTTGGATACCCGACTGTGAACGGTGGGAAATTGGCTTTGATATTGGCTTGGCTGGTGATGTACCTACTTCTGGTGTCCAAGTCAAAGTCAAACTCAGCGTTGATGGTCTGGTGATAGCTAGCGATAGTTATGAAGTATTTAATGGCGAAATTAGCCGTAGGATAGCTTTAGGCGACCCAGGAATCGATGACTGTCGGAATGATTTGCTGTGGAGTCCCGAAAGACCGACGCTAATTGATGCGGAAATTCAACTATGGTATCAAGACCAACTCATAGATGAAGTTCAATCTTATACCGCATTGCGGACGGTGACAATCCAGCGCGATCGCTTCATGCTCAATGGTCGTCCCTACTATCTACGCCTAGTTCTTGACCAAGGCTACTGGCCAGATACATTGATGACTGCACCCGATGACGAAGCCTTACGACGTGATGTAGAACTCGTCAAAGCTATGGGTTTTAACGGAGTCCGCAAACACCAAAAAATTGAAGACCCCCGCTTTTTATATTGGGCAGATGTGTTGGGCTTGTTAGTATGGGAGGAGATGCCCAGTGCCTACCGCTTTACACCAAAAGCTGTGGAACGTATGACCCGTGAATGGACGGAAATCATCAAGCGAGATGTGAGCCATCCTTGTATTGTGGCTTGGGTTCCGTTTAACGAATCTTGGGGTGTACCAAATTTAGTGGAAACGGCAGCTCATCGTAACTACGTATTAGCGATGTATCACCTCACTAAGACTCTCGATCCCACTCGTCCAGTTATAGGTAACGATGGTTGGGAAAGTACAGATACAGACATCCTCGCTATCCACGACTATGACAAGAAGCCTGAGCGATTAGCCCATCGCTACAGACCAGATATTCAGATGTCGGATTTATTTGAACGCAGCCGTCCAGGGGGACGCATCCTCACCTTGGATAATTACCCCCATCAAGGACAACCCATTATGTTGACCGAATTTGGTGGTATTGCCTATGTACCATCGGATACACCCGGTGCAGATAAGGCTTGGGGATATGAAAACTGCTCAAATATTTCTGAGTTGGAAATCAAATACTCTACGCTGCTAGATACTGTGAATAACATTGAGATGTTTAGCGGATTCTGTTACACCCAATTCACAGATACTTTCCAAGAAGCTAACGGTTTATTGTACGGCGATCGCACTCCCAAATTTCCCATAGAAGCAATCCGCGCAGCCACCCTCTCAGGACAAGGATTATGTACTCCCACAAGCTGTTAA
- a CDS encoding helix-turn-helix transcriptional regulator: MARKKRPENPEDMPPLQRLREAANLTQAQLASRIPDKTRTKTLSRQVISGWERGEYEPELTIPQVKALCRALGVALDDLPDDFGPPKSLQI; encoded by the coding sequence ATGGCAAGAAAGAAGAGACCGGAAAATCCAGAAGATATGCCTCCCTTGCAACGTCTAAGAGAGGCGGCTAACTTGACACAGGCACAGCTAGCAAGCCGAATACCTGACAAAACCAGAACCAAGACCTTAAGCCGACAAGTTATAAGCGGATGGGAGAGGGGCGAATATGAACCAGAACTAACGATTCCACAAGTCAAGGCATTATGCCGCGCACTGGGTGTTGCTCTTGATGATTTACCTGATGATTTTGGCCCACCAAAATCACTCCAAATCTAA
- a CDS encoding (2Fe-2S) ferredoxin domain-containing protein — protein MKPFKSNNATTSQKLFNASTSQQALKESEQNGLVLVCSQCTVEQFAGSSHRINRSKTASEELQNWLKSRLKFDGLWGKYRVVSTSCLGVCLQGVVVVVLRLDAVGQQCFIVLKDGEREILYSSIKQMHNY, from the coding sequence ATGAAGCCGTTTAAAAGCAACAATGCCACCACCAGCCAAAAACTTTTTAACGCCAGTACAAGTCAGCAAGCTCTAAAAGAGAGCGAGCAAAACGGTTTAGTGCTAGTTTGTTCGCAGTGTACAGTCGAGCAATTTGCCGGGAGTTCTCATCGCATTAATAGAAGTAAAACGGCCTCCGAAGAGTTACAAAACTGGTTGAAATCTCGTTTAAAATTTGATGGACTGTGGGGGAAATATCGGGTTGTTAGCACCAGTTGTTTAGGAGTTTGTCTACAGGGGGTCGTTGTTGTTGTTCTGCGTCTAGATGCAGTTGGACAGCAATGCTTCATTGTCTTAAAGGACGGCGAACGTGAAATTCTCTACTCTTCTATCAAACAGATGCATAACTATTAA
- a CDS encoding IS701 family transposase: MDVELQILKHLPRDAQPTVALVDEYCAEYKDLFKEVRNYECFKYLHLGIISPIKRKSLPEIAKVVSINSAQSLHHFMANSDWSVKKLKNRRLKKLKRALNGQAITVVIDETGDRKKGKKTDYVARQYLGSVGKVDNGIVTVNAYGVYDNITFPLCFKVFKPKGTLKEGDKYKTKIELASEIITELINQGFNIELVLADSLYGESSEFIKKLNEYELAYVVAIRSNHGVWLPASQSVRANKWCKFERTFSNQKSETRYIREIVYGKRRAITYWEITTDPETMPENSTTFIMTNLQGDLKKTLGDLYGLRTWVEYGFRQCKQELGWTDYRLTNFQHIEKWWEIIFCVYTMISLNSPAFLALTQKSEITPQIKQTSSADFSHHQQWNHGCGWKNTLNNFRLIVQPLLLFWLVYPWINIFPNSNLFLGFNHLINAMNQFKPFYASG; the protein is encoded by the coding sequence ATGGATGTAGAATTACAAATCCTGAAACATCTGCCAAGGGATGCCCAGCCAACAGTTGCGCTCGTAGATGAATATTGTGCAGAGTACAAAGACCTGTTTAAAGAAGTAAGAAATTATGAATGCTTCAAATATTTGCATTTAGGGATAATTTCGCCAATAAAAAGAAAATCACTACCAGAAATAGCCAAAGTAGTAAGTATAAACTCGGCACAATCATTACATCATTTTATGGCTAATTCAGATTGGTCAGTAAAGAAATTAAAGAACCGAAGATTAAAGAAGTTAAAGAGAGCATTAAATGGTCAGGCGATAACCGTAGTAATAGATGAAACGGGAGATAGGAAAAAAGGTAAAAAGACAGATTATGTAGCAAGACAATATCTAGGAAGCGTAGGAAAAGTAGATAATGGAATAGTGACAGTCAATGCCTATGGAGTTTATGACAATATAACATTTCCATTATGTTTCAAAGTATTTAAACCGAAGGGGACGCTCAAAGAAGGAGATAAATATAAAACCAAAATAGAATTAGCGTCAGAAATTATTACAGAATTAATTAATCAGGGATTTAATATTGAATTGGTACTAGCGGATAGTTTGTATGGTGAAAGTAGCGAATTCATTAAAAAACTAAATGAATATGAATTAGCTTATGTTGTAGCAATTAGAAGTAATCATGGAGTCTGGCTGCCAGCGTCGCAGAGCGTTAGAGCTAATAAGTGGTGCAAATTTGAGAGAACATTTAGTAATCAAAAATCTGAAACTAGATACATTCGAGAGATAGTTTATGGTAAAAGAAGAGCCATAACATACTGGGAAATAACTACTGACCCAGAAACAATGCCGGAAAATTCTACAACATTTATCATGACGAATCTTCAAGGGGATCTCAAGAAAACTTTAGGCGACCTATATGGATTAAGAACATGGGTAGAATATGGATTTCGGCAGTGTAAACAAGAATTAGGCTGGACAGATTATCGATTGACTAATTTCCAACATATTGAGAAATGGTGGGAGATTATTTTCTGTGTTTACACCATGATTAGCTTAAATTCTCCAGCTTTTTTAGCTTTAACTCAAAAGAGTGAAATTACACCACAGATAAAACAAACTAGCTCTGCCGATTTTTCTCATCATCAGCAATGGAATCATGGTTGTGGATGGAAGAATACTTTAAATAATTTTCGTCTAATTGTCCAACCGCTTTTACTATTTTGGTTAGTTTATCCCTGGATAAATATTTTTCCTAATTCCAATTTATTTCTAGGTTTCAATCATTTAATTAACGCAATGAATCAATTTAAACCCTTTTACGCTTCTGGATAA